Proteins encoded by one window of Vigna radiata var. radiata cultivar VC1973A chromosome 5, Vradiata_ver6, whole genome shotgun sequence:
- the LOC106761616 gene encoding uncharacterized protein LOC106761616, which translates to MLNHFVCGSFQHQEDVAPCSSPKSSKRKKESRNNNPYSDRGLDKFSALLADLDERRQQVYSQTSPQEISLVRFAYSSNDDFVPIVVKLKNKDQNKKHKSEELKTTHLTSFSEQLKKSAEEATVEERKEQNKKLESHKKKDFSFSWNMLKWPSFYVPAVVILILAFLIVFGRSVATLCTCVVWYVVPMLSEFCYESSKSRKSVINWKKRDYVWGWLNDTKMVSPEELASPRSGDFKAYSNGKNSGKHGHQKSW; encoded by the coding sequence ATGTTGAACCATTTTGTCTGTGGCAGTTTCCAGCACCAAGAAGATGTTGCACCATGTTCAAGCCCCAAGTCGtccaagagaaaaaaagaaagtagaaaTAACAACCCATACTCCGATCGAGGCTTAGACAAATTTTCAGCCCTTTTGGCTGATCTTGACGAGAGAAGGCAACAGGTGTACTCTCAAACGAGTCCTCAGGAGATATCTTTGGTCCGGTTTGCCTATTCAAGCAACGATGATTTCGTTCCCATAGTGGTCAAACTGAAAAACAAGGATCAGAACAAGAAACACAAGAGTGAAGAACTGAAAACAACACACTTGACATCTTTCTCGGAGCAATTGAAGAAATCAGCTGAAGAAGCAACCGTGGAAGAAAGGAAGGAACAGAACAAAAAGTTGGAATCTCATAAGAAGAAAGATTTTAGCTTTTCATGGAACATGTTGAAGTGGCCTTCTTTCTATGTGCCAGCGgttgttattttgattttggcTTTTCTGATTGTGTTTGGAAGATCCGTTGCAACACTCTGCACTTGTGTTGTGTGGTATGTGGTTCCCATGTTGAGTGAATTTTGTTATGAGAGTTCAAAGTCAAGGAAATCGGTGATAAACTGGAAGAAGAGAGATTATGTTTGGGGATGGTTGAATGACACGAAGATGGTGAGTCCTGAAGAGTTAGCTTCTCCAAGAAGTGGTGATTTCAAGGCTTATTCCAATGGCAAGAATTCAGGGAAACATGGCCACCAGAAAAGCTGGTGA